In the genome of Candidatus Ruthia magnifica str. Cm (Calyptogena magnifica), one region contains:
- the hisH gene encoding imidazole glycerol phosphate synthase subunit HisH, with amino-acid sequence MQSIAIIDYGMGNVRSVQKALAYVAPNDEVFLTDDADLIMNSDCIVFPGQGAIGACMKALVEHELIDVIKRCINEKPFLGICLGLQLLFDFSAENGGTDGLSIVPGSIVKFSKNNLKVPHMGWNTVKQSIEHPLWHNIDDNTRFFSVHSYYVETSQANMVAGVTNYGVDFTCAIAKDKLFAVQFHPEKSQHDGLQLLSNFVNWRQG; translated from the coding sequence GTGCAAAGTATTGCAATTATTGATTATGGTATGGGTAATGTGCGTAGTGTGCAAAAAGCACTTGCATATGTTGCTCCGAACGACGAAGTATTTTTAACTGATGATGCTGATTTAATCATGAATTCTGATTGCATTGTTTTTCCAGGACAAGGTGCAATAGGCGCTTGTATGAAGGCTTTAGTAGAGCATGAATTAATTGATGTAATTAAGCGTTGTATTAATGAGAAACCATTTTTAGGTATTTGCTTAGGTTTGCAACTTTTGTTTGATTTTAGTGCAGAAAATGGCGGTACTGATGGCTTGTCTATTGTGCCAGGTAGTATTGTTAAATTTTCTAAGAATAATCTTAAAGTGCCACACATGGGCTGGAATACAGTCAAACAGTCAATAGAGCATCCGCTTTGGCATAATATTGATGATAATACACGTTTTTTTAGTGTGCATAGTTACTATGTAGAAACAAGCCAAGCAAATATGGTTGCCGGGGTGACTAATTATGGGGTTGATTTTACTTGTGCCATTGCTAAAGATAAATTATTTGCAGTGCAATTCCATCCTGAGAAGTCACAACATGATGGTTTGCAATTACTGAGTAATTTTGTTAATTGGCGACAGGGTTAA
- the hisB gene encoding imidazoleglycerol-phosphate dehydratase HisB, with the protein MIKVSRKTNETDISVKLNLYGTGQANIDTGVPFLDHMLDQVARHGLMDLTIKCDGDTQIDDHHSVEDIGITLGQAFVQAVGDKKGFTRYGYSYVPLDEALSRVVLDLSGRANLDLNVSFTRAMIGTFDVDLISEFFQGFVNHALITLHIDNFKGVNSHHQAETIFKAFGRALRMAITKDERQESVPSTKGSL; encoded by the coding sequence ATGATTAAAGTTTCTAGAAAAACCAATGAAACTGACATTAGTGTTAAACTCAATTTATATGGTACTGGTCAAGCAAATATAGATACTGGCGTGCCATTTTTAGATCATATGTTAGATCAGGTTGCACGGCATGGATTAATGGATCTAACCATTAAATGTGATGGCGATACACAGATTGATGATCATCACAGTGTTGAAGATATTGGCATTACATTGGGTCAAGCCTTTGTTCAAGCAGTCGGCGATAAAAAAGGCTTTACCCGTTATGGCTATTCTTATGTGCCACTAGATGAAGCGTTATCACGCGTTGTGTTGGATCTTTCTGGTCGCGCTAATTTGGATTTAAATGTGAGTTTTACGCGTGCTATGATTGGTACTTTTGATGTTGATTTGATTTCAGAATTTTTCCAAGGATTTGTTAATCATGCTCTAATTACATTGCATATTGATAATTTTAAAGGAGTTAATTCTCATCATCAGGCTGAAACCATTTTTAAAGCATTCGGTAGAGCGTTACGTATGGCAATAACAAAAGATGAACGTCAAGAAAGTGTACCTTCAACTAAAGGTTCGCTTTAA
- a CDS encoding aspartate-semialdehyde dehydrogenase, whose product MSKKFDVCVVGVTGAVGETIISILEQRNFPINNLYPLASANSTGKKVFCQSKSWTVQDLSTFDFSKVQIGLFSAGGSISEKYAPIAAESGCVVIDNTAHFRRDKDIPLVVPEVNAHAIADYTKRNIIANPNCSTIQMLVALKPIYDMVGIKRINVATYQAVSGSGKKAISELIDQTTKLLSGNTEVDVEVYPKQIAFNIIPHIDVFQDNGYTKEEMKMVWETQKIFEDEDILINPTAVRVPVIYGHSEAINIETVRKITAAEATNILSKANGVTVMDNREDGGYATPFVEATNHDDTFVSRIREDISCEKSLNLWVVSDNIRKGAALNTVQIAEILIEEYL is encoded by the coding sequence ATGAGTAAGAAGTTTGATGTATGCGTTGTTGGTGTAACAGGCGCGGTGGGCGAAACGATTATTTCTATTTTAGAACAGCGTAACTTTCCAATTAATAATTTATATCCTTTAGCGAGTGCCAATTCTACTGGTAAGAAAGTGTTTTGTCAGAGTAAAAGTTGGACGGTACAAGATTTAAGTACCTTTGATTTTTCGAAAGTGCAAATAGGGTTGTTTTCAGCAGGTGGTAGTATTTCTGAGAAATATGCACCGATTGCAGCTGAGTCAGGGTGTGTGGTAATTGATAATACGGCACATTTTCGTCGTGATAAGGATATCCCTTTAGTCGTGCCAGAGGTTAATGCACATGCGATTGCGGATTACACTAAGCGTAATATTATTGCCAATCCAAATTGTTCCACCATTCAAATGTTGGTGGCACTCAAGCCGATTTATGATATGGTGGGGATTAAGCGTATCAATGTGGCGACTTATCAGGCGGTATCGGGTTCTGGAAAGAAAGCTATTAGTGAATTAATTGACCAAACTACTAAATTATTAAGTGGCAATACTGAGGTTGATGTTGAGGTATATCCAAAGCAGATTGCGTTTAATATCATTCCACATATTGATGTTTTTCAAGACAATGGCTATACCAAGGAAGAGATGAAAATGGTGTGGGAAACTCAAAAAATTTTTGAAGATGAAGACATCTTGATTAATCCCACAGCAGTACGTGTGCCTGTTATTTATGGGCATTCTGAAGCGATTAATATCGAAACTGTAAGAAAAATTACTGCAGCTGAAGCCACTAATATTTTGTCAAAAGCAAACGGTGTTACAGTTATGGATAATCGTGAAGATGGGGGCTATGCTACGCCATTTGTGGAGGCAACTAACCATGATGATACGTTTGTGAGTCGCATCCGTGAGGATATTTCTTGTGAAAAAAGTTTAAACTTATGGGTAGTTTCTGATAATATTCGCAAAGGTGCAGCGCTTAATACGGTACAAATTGCTGAAATTTTAATTGAAGAGTATTTATAA